A window of Enterobacter ludwigii genomic DNA:
ATCATAAACACGCGATGTGACGCCGGTCGTTAACTGGTTCGCAGATGCAATGCGGTCAAGGCCACCGTAGGTACGGTCGCGGAACAGGCCGCTATAGTCAGATTGCAGTAAAGAGGAGTCGTAGTTATTGATGTTGCTCTGGTCGCGATAAGGCACGTACAGGTACTGCATACGTGGCTCAAGCGTCTGGGTATAGCCATCCGCCAGCAGGCCCATATTGCGTTCGAAGATTAGCTTACCGTCCATTTTGAACTGAGGAAGCGTACGGTTTACGGATTCCTCAAGATGGGCATTGTTGGTGGTATTGTAATCATCAATATTTTTCTGCTGATAGTGGGTCGCCATCAGCTTGGCTTCTGTGTTCAGACTTGCCCAGTCGTTCGACCATGGCAGGTTGATGGTCGGCTCCAGGTGAACACGCGTGGCTTCCGGCATATTGGCGTTTGTGTTTACAAAATGCACCGCCTGACCATAAATACGGGTATCGAATGGACCTACGTCATTCTGGTACCAGTTGACGTCCAGCTGTGGCTCAGCACCATAGGTACTTGCCGTTTGGCTGGAGAAGACCTGGAACTGCTTGCTTGTGACCGTTGCATCAAAGTTCTGCACCGCATAGCCAACGCTAAAGATCTGTGTGGCATAGCCATCGGTACTTGAACCGTATTTTGACGAGAAATCGTTGAAGTAGTTCGGGTCACTGACCTTGGTGTAGTTGACGTTGAAACGCCAGACCTGATCCATCACCCCGGAATGCTGCCAGAAATACATCCAGCGGTGCTTGTTACCTTCCGTTGGATGCTCGTCCTGGAAGACTTTATCCGACGGCAGATAATCCAGCTCCATCAGACCCGCACCGGCGTGAGTCAGATAACGGAACTCGTTTTCCCACATGATGTTGCCGCGCTTATGGATATAGTGCGGCGTGATCGTGGCGTCCATGTTGGGCGCAATGTTCCAGTAATACGGCAGGTAGAACTCAAAGTAGTTCGTGGTGCTGTATTTGGCATTAGGGATCAAGAAGCCGGAGCGACGTTTGTCACCCACGGGAAGTTGCAGGTAAGGGCTGTAGAACACTGGAACCGGACCCAGCTTGAAGCGCGCGTTCCAGATCTCGGCAACCTGTTCTTCACGGTCATGGATGACTTCGCTCCCGACCACGCTCCAGGTATTCGAACCTGGCAGACAGGAGGTAAAGGTACCATTTTCCAGAATGGTATAGCGGTTTTCACCGCGCTGTTTCATCAGGTCTGCGTCACCGCGCCCCTGGCGACCCACCATCTGGTAATCACCTTTCCAGACGTTAGTATCTTTAGTATTCAGGTTTGACCAGGCTTTCGGACCTTTCAGGATGACCTGATTGTCGTCATAGTGCACATTACCCAGCGCATCCACCGTTCGTACCGGCTCGGCCGCACCTTCCGGCTGCTTCTGGTGCAACTGCACTTCATCTGCCTGCAGGCGGCTGTTACCCTGGTTAATATCCACATTACCCGTAAACGTGGCATTGTCAGGATAGGTACCTTTGGAACTGTCGGCAGTAATGGTTACCGGTAAGTTATTTGTATCGCCACTCACCAGAGGACGATTATAACTTGGGACGCCAAGCATACACTGCGAGGCGAGATCGGCCGCCAGCCCCTGTTGACTGTACAGGGCTGTGCCAATCATTGTGGCCAGGAGGGTGGGGATACGTTTTTTCATACGTTGTATTTTATTGTTCCGTCATCAGTGGCTACGGCTTACAAACGCTCAGAGACTATCTTACTCATCAGCGCAGTACCAGCGTTAATCCTGCCGTTTGCGTGCCAGAGTGTTAGGCTCGCTATCGAATGACGAGTATGAT
This region includes:
- the lptD gene encoding LPS assembly protein LptD, producing MKKRIPTLLATMIGTALYSQQGLAADLASQCMLGVPSYNRPLVSGDTNNLPVTITADSSKGTYPDNATFTGNVDINQGNSRLQADEVQLHQKQPEGAAEPVRTVDALGNVHYDDNQVILKGPKAWSNLNTKDTNVWKGDYQMVGRQGRGDADLMKQRGENRYTILENGTFTSCLPGSNTWSVVGSEVIHDREEQVAEIWNARFKLGPVPVFYSPYLQLPVGDKRRSGFLIPNAKYSTTNYFEFYLPYYWNIAPNMDATITPHYIHKRGNIMWENEFRYLTHAGAGLMELDYLPSDKVFQDEHPTEGNKHRWMYFWQHSGVMDQVWRFNVNYTKVSDPNYFNDFSSKYGSSTDGYATQIFSVGYAVQNFDATVTSKQFQVFSSQTASTYGAEPQLDVNWYQNDVGPFDTRIYGQAVHFVNTNANMPEATRVHLEPTINLPWSNDWASLNTEAKLMATHYQQKNIDDYNTTNNAHLEESVNRTLPQFKMDGKLIFERNMGLLADGYTQTLEPRMQYLYVPYRDQSNINNYDSSLLQSDYSGLFRDRTYGGLDRIASANQLTTGVTSRVYDDAAVERFNVSVGQIYYFTESRTGDDNINWEKDNKTGSLVWAGDTYWRMTERWGLRGGVQYDTRLDNIANSTAAIEYRRDEDRMVQLTYRYASPEYIQATLPNYGTGAQYKDGISQVGGAASWPIADRWSIVGAYYFDTNTSKSADQMVGLQYNSCCYALRVGYERKLNGWDTKNNQSEYDNVIGFNFELRGLSSNYGLGTQKMLRSNILPYRSSL